The Vicia villosa cultivar HV-30 ecotype Madison, WI linkage group LG1, Vvil1.0, whole genome shotgun sequence genome includes a region encoding these proteins:
- the LOC131644264 gene encoding damage-control phosphatase At2g17340-like isoform X3, which translates to MDISQLVRFSLLMDDTDTNNYKVCSIPMRLPSDDPTVPTPTELSWINLLYCGIPSFKKHAESDTSVPDAASKAELFAQRYAKILEDLKKDPASYGVPLDIPLLCRLREEVLKEVGFRDIFKKIKVEENAKAISLFENVVRLNDAIEDEGKRLENLIRGIFAGNIFDLGSAELAEVFSRDGMSFSTTCENLLPRPWIIDDLDALKVRWSKKSWKKVLIFVDNSGADIILGILPFARELLRRGSQVVLAANDLPSINDVTYSELIEVLSMLKDEEGNLLGVSTSNLLIANSGNGLPVIDLTKVSQELNCIASDVDLVILEGMGRGIETNLHAQFKCDSINIAMVKHPEVAEYLGSRLYDCLIKYKEV; encoded by the exons ATGGATATATCACAGCTGGTAAGATTCTCTTTGTTGATGGATGATACTGATACTAACAACTACAAAGTATGTAGCATTCCTATGAGGCTCCCTTCTGATGATCCAACTGTCCCAACTCCTACTGAGTTATCTTGGATTAATCTCTTATACTGTGGTATCCCCTCCTTCAA GAAGCATGCTGAGAGTGATACCTCTGTCCCTGATGCTGCAAGTAAAGCTGAACTTTTTGCTCAAAG GTATGCTAAAATACTTGAAGATTTGAAGAAAGATCCTGCAAGTTACGGCGTTCCTCTTGATATCCCT CTTCTATGCAGACTTCGTGAGGAAGTCCTTAAAGAAGTGGGATTCAGAGATATcttcaagaaaatcaag GTGGAAGAGAATGCAAAAGCCATCTCTCTATTTGAGAATGTTGTTCGTCTTAATGATGCCATTGAAGATGAAGGCAAGCGACTTGAGAATTTAATTAGAGGAATTTTCGCAGGAAACATATTTGATCTTGGTTCTGCTGAG CTTGCAGAAGTTTTCTCTAGGGATGGTATGTCGTTTTCGACTACTTGTGAAAATCTTCTTCCTCGACCTTGGATTATTGATGACCTTGACGCTCTCAAAGTGAGATGGAGCAAGAAGTCATGGAAGAAG GTTCTCATATTTGTTGATAACTCGGGTGCAGATATTATTTTAGGTATTTTGCCATTTGCAAGGGAGCTCCTTCGGCGTGGGAGTCAG GTTGTTTTGGCTGCCAATGATTTACCTTCTATCAATGATGTGACTTACTCTGAACTAATTGAAGTTTTATCAATG TTAAAGGATGAAGAAGGTAATCTTTTGGGTGTCAGCACTTCAAATCTTTTAATTGCCAACTCTGGAAATGGTTTACCT GTTATTGATCTTACAAAGGTGTCGCAAGAGCTTAATTGCATTGCCAGTGATGTAGACCTTGTCATTTTAGAAGGGATG GGTCGCGGTATAGAAACAAATCTCCATGCTCAATTTAAATGTGATTCTATCAATATTGCAATG GTCAAACATCCTGAGGTTGCAGAATATCTTGGATCACGGTTGTATGACTGTCTAATCAAATACAAGGAAGTTTGA
- the LOC131644264 gene encoding damage-control phosphatase At2g17340-like isoform X1: MMILKPFITSPTPIQTHTSIFSFHSHALSFTLPTTFRANSLSINQSPHFKTQGNISEVMDISQLVRFSLLMDDTDTNNYKVCSIPMRLPSDDPTVPTPTELSWINLLYCGIPSFKKHAESDTSVPDAASKAELFAQRYAKILEDLKKDPASYGVPLDIPLLCRLREEVLKEVGFRDIFKKIKVEENAKAISLFENVVRLNDAIEDEGKRLENLIRGIFAGNIFDLGSAELAEVFSRDGMSFSTTCENLLPRPWIIDDLDALKVRWSKKSWKKVLIFVDNSGADIILGILPFARELLRRGSQVVLAANDLPSINDVTYSELIEVLSMLKDEEGNLLGVSTSNLLIANSGNGLPVIDLTKVSQELNCIASDVDLVILEGMGRGIETNLHAQFKCDSINIAMVKHPEVAEYLGSRLYDCLIKYKEV; the protein is encoded by the exons ATGATGATATTGAAACCATTTATAACATCCCCAACACCAATTCAAACTCATACCTCAATATTCTCCTTCCATTCACATGCTCTTTCTTTTACTCTCCCAACAACTTTCAGGGCTAATTCTCTCTCCATCAATCAATCCCCACACTTCAAAACACAAG GTAATATTTCAGAAGTAATGGATATATCACAGCTGGTAAGATTCTCTTTGTTGATGGATGATACTGATACTAACAACTACAAAGTATGTAGCATTCCTATGAGGCTCCCTTCTGATGATCCAACTGTCCCAACTCCTACTGAGTTATCTTGGATTAATCTCTTATACTGTGGTATCCCCTCCTTCAA GAAGCATGCTGAGAGTGATACCTCTGTCCCTGATGCTGCAAGTAAAGCTGAACTTTTTGCTCAAAG GTATGCTAAAATACTTGAAGATTTGAAGAAAGATCCTGCAAGTTACGGCGTTCCTCTTGATATCCCT CTTCTATGCAGACTTCGTGAGGAAGTCCTTAAAGAAGTGGGATTCAGAGATATcttcaagaaaatcaag GTGGAAGAGAATGCAAAAGCCATCTCTCTATTTGAGAATGTTGTTCGTCTTAATGATGCCATTGAAGATGAAGGCAAGCGACTTGAGAATTTAATTAGAGGAATTTTCGCAGGAAACATATTTGATCTTGGTTCTGCTGAG CTTGCAGAAGTTTTCTCTAGGGATGGTATGTCGTTTTCGACTACTTGTGAAAATCTTCTTCCTCGACCTTGGATTATTGATGACCTTGACGCTCTCAAAGTGAGATGGAGCAAGAAGTCATGGAAGAAG GTTCTCATATTTGTTGATAACTCGGGTGCAGATATTATTTTAGGTATTTTGCCATTTGCAAGGGAGCTCCTTCGGCGTGGGAGTCAG GTTGTTTTGGCTGCCAATGATTTACCTTCTATCAATGATGTGACTTACTCTGAACTAATTGAAGTTTTATCAATG TTAAAGGATGAAGAAGGTAATCTTTTGGGTGTCAGCACTTCAAATCTTTTAATTGCCAACTCTGGAAATGGTTTACCT GTTATTGATCTTACAAAGGTGTCGCAAGAGCTTAATTGCATTGCCAGTGATGTAGACCTTGTCATTTTAGAAGGGATG GGTCGCGGTATAGAAACAAATCTCCATGCTCAATTTAAATGTGATTCTATCAATATTGCAATG GTCAAACATCCTGAGGTTGCAGAATATCTTGGATCACGGTTGTATGACTGTCTAATCAAATACAAGGAAGTTTGA
- the LOC131644264 gene encoding damage-control phosphatase At2g17340-like isoform X2, whose protein sequence is MMILKPFITSPTPIQTHTSIFSFHSHALSFTLPTTFRANSLSINQSPHFKTQEVMDISQLVRFSLLMDDTDTNNYKVCSIPMRLPSDDPTVPTPTELSWINLLYCGIPSFKKHAESDTSVPDAASKAELFAQRYAKILEDLKKDPASYGVPLDIPLLCRLREEVLKEVGFRDIFKKIKVEENAKAISLFENVVRLNDAIEDEGKRLENLIRGIFAGNIFDLGSAELAEVFSRDGMSFSTTCENLLPRPWIIDDLDALKVRWSKKSWKKVLIFVDNSGADIILGILPFARELLRRGSQVVLAANDLPSINDVTYSELIEVLSMLKDEEGNLLGVSTSNLLIANSGNGLPVIDLTKVSQELNCIASDVDLVILEGMGRGIETNLHAQFKCDSINIAMVKHPEVAEYLGSRLYDCLIKYKEV, encoded by the exons ATGATGATATTGAAACCATTTATAACATCCCCAACACCAATTCAAACTCATACCTCAATATTCTCCTTCCATTCACATGCTCTTTCTTTTACTCTCCCAACAACTTTCAGGGCTAATTCTCTCTCCATCAATCAATCCCCACACTTCAAAACACAAG AAGTAATGGATATATCACAGCTGGTAAGATTCTCTTTGTTGATGGATGATACTGATACTAACAACTACAAAGTATGTAGCATTCCTATGAGGCTCCCTTCTGATGATCCAACTGTCCCAACTCCTACTGAGTTATCTTGGATTAATCTCTTATACTGTGGTATCCCCTCCTTCAA GAAGCATGCTGAGAGTGATACCTCTGTCCCTGATGCTGCAAGTAAAGCTGAACTTTTTGCTCAAAG GTATGCTAAAATACTTGAAGATTTGAAGAAAGATCCTGCAAGTTACGGCGTTCCTCTTGATATCCCT CTTCTATGCAGACTTCGTGAGGAAGTCCTTAAAGAAGTGGGATTCAGAGATATcttcaagaaaatcaag GTGGAAGAGAATGCAAAAGCCATCTCTCTATTTGAGAATGTTGTTCGTCTTAATGATGCCATTGAAGATGAAGGCAAGCGACTTGAGAATTTAATTAGAGGAATTTTCGCAGGAAACATATTTGATCTTGGTTCTGCTGAG CTTGCAGAAGTTTTCTCTAGGGATGGTATGTCGTTTTCGACTACTTGTGAAAATCTTCTTCCTCGACCTTGGATTATTGATGACCTTGACGCTCTCAAAGTGAGATGGAGCAAGAAGTCATGGAAGAAG GTTCTCATATTTGTTGATAACTCGGGTGCAGATATTATTTTAGGTATTTTGCCATTTGCAAGGGAGCTCCTTCGGCGTGGGAGTCAG GTTGTTTTGGCTGCCAATGATTTACCTTCTATCAATGATGTGACTTACTCTGAACTAATTGAAGTTTTATCAATG TTAAAGGATGAAGAAGGTAATCTTTTGGGTGTCAGCACTTCAAATCTTTTAATTGCCAACTCTGGAAATGGTTTACCT GTTATTGATCTTACAAAGGTGTCGCAAGAGCTTAATTGCATTGCCAGTGATGTAGACCTTGTCATTTTAGAAGGGATG GGTCGCGGTATAGAAACAAATCTCCATGCTCAATTTAAATGTGATTCTATCAATATTGCAATG GTCAAACATCCTGAGGTTGCAGAATATCTTGGATCACGGTTGTATGACTGTCTAATCAAATACAAGGAAGTTTGA